From a region of the Rutidosis leptorrhynchoides isolate AG116_Rl617_1_P2 unplaced genomic scaffold, CSIRO_AGI_Rlap_v1 contig230, whole genome shotgun sequence genome:
- the LOC139882126 gene encoding LOW QUALITY PROTEIN: trihelix transcription factor GT-3b-like (The sequence of the model RefSeq protein was modified relative to this genomic sequence to represent the inferred CDS: inserted 1 base in 1 codon; deleted 1 base in 1 codon), whose amino-acid sequence MIRSELDQNFMETKRNKLLWEVISTKMKEKGYNRSPEQCKCKWKNLVTRYKGCETMEPEAMRQQFPFYNEIQEIFAMRMQRMLWAEAEGGGGGSVSGSKRKAAALLSSDDEEENINEDSEPENKGNITVRKKKKAKLSRSGSSTSSSGNINSIREILEDFMKQMMQMEMQWKEAFEARDNERRLKEMEWRETMRALENERLMMERQWREREEQXRIREEARAERRDALINALLNRLNRD is encoded by the exons ATGATCAGATCAGAGCTCGATCAGAATTTCATGGAGACTAAGAGGAATAAGCTTTTATGGGAAGTTATCTCCACCAAAATGAAAGAAAAAGGCTACAATCGCAGCCCTGAACAGTGCAAATGCAAATGGAAAAACCTAGTCACCCGATATAAG GGCTGCGAAACGATGGAGCCTGAAGCTATGAGACAACAATTCCCGTTTTACAACGAGATTCAAGAGATTTTCGCTATGAGGATGCAGAGAATGTTATGGGCGGAGGCGGAAGGCGGTGGTGGGGGAAGTGTAAGTGGGTCAAAGAGGAAGGCGGCGGCGCTACTATCTTCCGATGATGAAGAAGAGAACATCAACGAAGACAGCGAGCCTGAAAATAAAGGAAATATTACCGTGAGGAAGAAGAAAAAGGCAAAGCTAAGTCGTAGTGGAAGTAGCACAAGTAGTAGTGGAAATATAAATAGTATTCGGGAGATACTTGAGGATTTCATGAAGCAAATGATGCAAATGGAAATGCAATGGAAAGAAGCTTTCGAGGCGCGAGATAATGAGAGGAGATTGAAAGAAATGGAGTGG AGGGAGACGATGAGAGCTTTGGAAAATGAGCGGCTGATGATGGAGAGGCAATGGAGGGAGAGGGAGGAGC CGCGGATCAGGGAGGAAGCTAGGGCGGAGAGAAGAGATGCTCTTATCAATGCACTCTTAAACAGACTCAATAGAGATTAA